The DNA sequence GGTGTCGATCCGCGAGAAGAGTGGTGGCGCGGAAGACTATCTTTATGTCGAGAATGCCGATGGTCTGCTCGCCTGCGTCCAGATGGGGACGATCGAATTCCATGGCTGGGCCAGCCGCGCCGATGCTGTGGAGCGGCCCGATCGGCTGATCTTCGACCTCGATCCCGACGAGGGCATGGATTTCGACCGGGTAAAGCGCGCCGCGATCGACATACGCGACGCCTTGAGCGATCTCGGCCTCGTTTCCTTCGCGATGCTCTCCGGCGGGAAGGGTATCCATGTGGTGGTGCCGCTGACCCCCGGTCATGACTGGGCCCCGCACAAGGATTTCGCCTCGCGCTTTGCCCAGGCGTTGAGTGCTGCAGAACCCGATCGCTTCGTTGCGACCATGAGCAAGGCCAAGCGCAAGGACCGTATCTTCATCGACTGGCTGCGCAACCAGCGCGGCAGCACTGCCATCCTGCCCTATTCGGTGCGCGCCCGACCCGACGCCCCGGTCGCGGTGCCGATCGAATGGGACGAAATGGACAGCATCAAGGACGCCCATCCCTATGGAATCGACGATGTCGAAACCCTGCTCGACCGGGCGAGCGCACTCAAGGGCTGGGGCTTCGCCGCCCAGCGCCTCCCCGACATTTGAAATTCAGCCGCCGATCTGCGCCAGCCAGTCGTTCAGATTGTAATGATTGCTCACACGCGCGATCCTGCCGTCGCGAAAGGCGAAGAAGGTGCCGACCCGCAGGCGATAGCCTTGTCCCGAAGCTGGCGGCAGATCGCCGTCGGTCGACAGATAGGTTCCGCTGAGATCGAATTCCGCCGCGCCGCGCGATCCGTCCTCGCTTGCCATGAACACCGGATCATGCACCGTTTCGCGATAGCAGCGGTTCATATGGTCCAGAAAGGCGCGGAACTGCTCCCGGCCTTGGCGCGGTGCGCCCTGGCTAGGTTCGTGCAACACATCGTCGGTCAGCAGGGCAGCCATGCCGTCCCAGTCGCCCGCGTTGAACATCTCGTAATAGCTTGCCAGCAGGGCCAGGCTCATGGCTCGCTCCGATCGAGAGAAGGGGAAGGGTCAGAGTCGCGCCGCGTGCCAGCGCAGATGATCCTCCATGAAGGTCGAGATGAAATAATAGCTATGGTCGTAGCCGGGCCGGAGACGAAGGCTGAGGTCGATGCCCGCCTTGGCGCAAGCTGCTTCCAGCAGCTCGGGCTTCAGCTGCTCGGCCAGGAACGCGTCCGCTTCGCCCTGATCGACGAGCAAGCCGGGCACGCGGGCGCCGTCCTCGATCAATGCCACTGCATCATGCCTGCGCCAGGCCGCCGCATCGTCGCCCAGATAGCCGCCCAGCGCCTTTCTTCCCCAGGGCACCTGGCCGGGCGCGACGATCGGGGCGAAGGCGGACACCGCCTTGAAGCGGCCGGGGAAATTGAGGCCGATGGTCAGCGCGCCATGGCCGCCCATGGAGTGGCCCATGATCGATTGGCGATCCATGTCGGCGATCGGAAACTCCGCCGCGATCAGCGCGGGCAGTTCCTCCGTCACATAGGACCACATGCGATAATGGGTCGCGAAGGGTGCTTGCGTCGCGTCGACATAGAAGCCCGCGCCCAGGCCGAAATCATAGGCGCCCGCCGGGTCGTCCGCCACGCCTTCTCCGCGAGGGGACGTGTCGGGCGCGACGAAGATCAGGCCGAGTTCCGCACAGGCCCGGCGAAACTCGCCCTTTTCGGTCACATTGGCGTGGGTGCAGGTGAGGCCGGACAGATACCAGACGACCGGCAGCCTGGCGCCCGCTTCATGCGGCGGGACATAGACCGAGAAGGTCATGTCCGTGCCGGTGGCCGCGGAGGCATGGCGATAGACGCCCTGCTCGCCGCCGAACGCGCGGTTGGCGGAGATCGTCTCCATCAGAAGACGACGACCGAACGGATGCTCTCGCCGGCGTGCATCAGGTCGAAGCCCTTGTTGATCTCCTCCAGCGTCAGAACGTGGGTAATCATCGGGTCGATCTCGATCTTGCCGTTCATGTACCAGTCGACGATCTTGGGCACGTCGGTCCGGCCCTTTGCGCCGCCAAAGGCCGTCCCCTTCCACACCCGGCCGGTGACGAGCTGGAACGGACGGGTGCTGATTTCCTTGCCCGCCTCCGCGACGCCGATGATGATGCTCTCGCCCCAGCCGCGATGGCAGCATTCGAGGGCGGTGCGCATCACTTCGGTATTGCCGGTCGCGTCGAAGCTGTAATCGGCGCCGCCATCGGTTACTTCCAGGATCTTCGCGATGGTCTCCTCGCGCGACAGGCCCTTGGTGTTGATGAAATGGGTCATGCCGAACTTGCGGCCCCATGCCTCGCGGTCGGCGTTGATGTCGATGCCGATGATCTTGTCTGCCCCGACCATCTTGGCGCCCTGGATGACGTTGAGGCCGATGCCGCCAAGGCCGAACACGACGACATTCTCGCCCGCCTGCACCTTCGCGGTGTTGACGACAGCGCCCACGCCCGTGGTCACGCCGCAGCCGATATAGCAACTCGACTGGAAGGGCGCGTCCTCGCGGATCTTTGCCACCGCGATCTCCGGCAATACGGTGAAATTGGAGAAGGTCGAGCAGCCCATATAATGAAAGATGGGTTGGCCCTTGTAGCTGAAGCGCGTCGTGCCGTCCGGCATCAGCCCCTTGCCCTGCGTTGCGCGGATCGCTGTGCAGAGGTTGGTCTTGCCCGACAGGCAGCTTTTGCACTGGCGGCATTCGGGGGTGTAGAGCGGGATGACATGATCGCCCGGCTTCACGCTGGTGACGCCCCCGCCGACTTCGCGCACGATGCCCGCGCCTTCATGGCCCAGCACTGAGGGGAAGATGCCCTCGCTGTCGAACCCGTCCAGCGTGTAGGCGTCGGTATGGCAGATACCCGTCGCCATGATCTCGACCAGAACCTCGCCCGCCTTGGGGCCTTCCAGGTCCAGTTCCACGATCTCCAGTGGCTTCTTGGCTTGGAACGCGACGGCGGCGCGGGTCTTCATGCTCTGTCTCCTGATGGCGTGGGGAGGATCTAGCATTTCTGCTGTTCGGTGATAAAGGGTGCGTTCGGGCAAAACTTTATAACCATGCAGTGATAATGATGGATGGCTGGGCAGGAATCGATGAATTTGTCGCCGCTGCGCTGGCAGGCTCCTTTTCGGCGGCCGCGATCAAGCGCGGATGTTCCGTCACCCATATCAGCCGGTCCATCGCGCGGCTGGAAAAGCGGCTCGACGCGCAGCTGTTCCACCGGACGACGCGGCGGGTGACACTGACCGACACGGGCCGGACCTTCCTGCGTCACTGCGAGAGGCTGGTGGCGGAGCGGGAGGAGGCGATCGCCTCCGTCACCGCGACGGGGGAGCCGCAAGGGGCGCTGCGCATCACCTGCTCGACCGCGATGGGGGAATTGTTCGTGGCGCCGATCGTCAATCGCTATGTGGCGGCCCATCCGCGCCTCAGCGTCACGATGGAACTGACCAACCGGCTGGTCGATCTTGTGGGAGACGGGTTCGATCTCGCGATCCGAACCGGGGAAATGGCCGATTCGCAGCTGATCCGTACCCGTATCGCCTCGAGGTCGCTCTATAGTTGCGCCTCGCCGACCTATCTCGACCGGCGTGGCCGGCCGCGGACGCCGCAGGAACTGGCGGGACATGACTGCCTGCTGGGATCGGCCTCGACCTGGCATTTCTCCGTCGAGGGTCGCGACGTCATCCATAGGCCGCAGGGTCGGCTGCGCGTCAACAGCGGCCGCGCCGTGCTGGACGCGGCGGTGGAGGGCATGGGCATCTGCCAGCTCCCGGAATTCTATGTCCTGCCCCATTTGCGGACCGGCGCGCTGGAACTGGTGCTGGCTGATGTCCGGCCGCAGGATGAACCGATCTGGGCGGTCTATCCGCAGCGGCGGCACCTCTCGCCCAAGGTCACGGCGCTGGTCGCGCTGCTGCGCCGCGAATTGCCGCTGGCGCTTAGCGCGGGCTAGTGCGCCGGCGGACCGGGCCGCTTCACCTTCTTGAGCTGCCGGATGCCCATCCACACGGCCAGCACGATAGCCGGGATCAACGCGACGTCGATCCATCCGGGCAGATGCGCGCCCTCATGCTCCAGCGCCTCCTTCAGGTGATGCCACAACCCTAGCGCATAGTAGCTGACCGCCACCACCGACAGCCCCTCGACCGTATGCTGCAACCGCAGTTGCAGTCCGGTACGCCGATCCATCGACGCGAGCAGGTCGCGGTTGCGGCGGGCCAGCGCCGTGTCGACGCGGGTGCGCAGCATCGCGCTGGTCCAGGCGGCGCGCTGCGACAGATCCTCCAGCCGGCGCGAAAATGCGTCGCAGGTCCGCATCGCGGGCAGCAGTCGCCGCTCGGTGAAATCGTCCAGCGACCCATAGCCGCGCACCGGCGCCACCTTCAGGCTGTGGATGCGATCAAGGCAGATTTGTGCATAGGCGCTCGTCGCGCTCATCCGGTAGCGGGTGCTGGCCAGCGTCTGAGCCAACTGGGCGCTCAGCGCCGACAGCGCCTCCAAAACCGTATCGGCATCGGCGTCCGGCTGTGCGACCCGTGCGGTGATGTCGGTCAGCTGTTGCTCCAGCGCCGT is a window from the Sphingobium sp. V4 genome containing:
- the fghA gene encoding S-formylglutathione hydrolase is translated as METISANRAFGGEQGVYRHASAATGTDMTFSVYVPPHEAGARLPVVWYLSGLTCTHANVTEKGEFRRACAELGLIFVAPDTSPRGEGVADDPAGAYDFGLGAGFYVDATQAPFATHYRMWSYVTEELPALIAAEFPIADMDRQSIMGHSMGGHGALTIGLNFPGRFKAVSAFAPIVAPGQVPWGRKALGGYLGDDAAAWRRHDAVALIEDGARVPGLLVDQGEADAFLAEQLKPELLEAACAKAGIDLSLRLRPGYDHSYYFISTFMEDHLRWHAARL
- a CDS encoding S-(hydroxymethyl)glutathione dehydrogenase/class III alcohol dehydrogenase, translated to MKTRAAVAFQAKKPLEIVELDLEGPKAGEVLVEIMATGICHTDAYTLDGFDSEGIFPSVLGHEGAGIVREVGGGVTSVKPGDHVIPLYTPECRQCKSCLSGKTNLCTAIRATQGKGLMPDGTTRFSYKGQPIFHYMGCSTFSNFTVLPEIAVAKIREDAPFQSSCYIGCGVTTGVGAVVNTAKVQAGENVVVFGLGGIGLNVIQGAKMVGADKIIGIDINADREAWGRKFGMTHFINTKGLSREETIAKILEVTDGGADYSFDATGNTEVMRTALECCHRGWGESIIIGVAEAGKEISTRPFQLVTGRVWKGTAFGGAKGRTDVPKIVDWYMNGKIEIDPMITHVLTLEEINKGFDLMHAGESIRSVVVF
- a CDS encoding ketosteroid isomerase-related protein is translated as MSLALLASYYEMFNAGDWDGMAALLTDDVLHEPSQGAPRQGREQFRAFLDHMNRCYRETVHDPVFMASEDGSRGAAEFDLSGTYLSTDGDLPPASGQGYRLRVGTFFAFRDGRIARVSNHYNLNDWLAQIGG
- a CDS encoding LysR family transcriptional regulator is translated as MDGWAGIDEFVAAALAGSFSAAAIKRGCSVTHISRSIARLEKRLDAQLFHRTTRRVTLTDTGRTFLRHCERLVAEREEAIASVTATGEPQGALRITCSTAMGELFVAPIVNRYVAAHPRLSVTMELTNRLVDLVGDGFDLAIRTGEMADSQLIRTRIASRSLYSCASPTYLDRRGRPRTPQELAGHDCLLGSASTWHFSVEGRDVIHRPQGRLRVNSGRAVLDAAVEGMGICQLPEFYVLPHLRTGALELVLADVRPQDEPIWAVYPQRRHLSPKVTALVALLRRELPLALSAG